In Methanofollis sp., the following are encoded in one genomic region:
- a CDS encoding ABC transporter ATP-binding protein — translation MNEEEPIIRFTDVTKVYPLPAGDVVALDHVSLDVMPGEFLAIMGPSGSGKSTLLNLMGCLDTPSSGTLSIKGKDIGTLPDDDLTRLRRDHIGFIFQQFNLIPLLNVIENVEFPHILKEQKGGCIERCLEVLAAVGLEEELFSHTPAELSGGQQQRVAIARALINDPEILLADEPTGNLDTKTGTGIMEILADMNRRGRTIIMVTHDQNVAAYARRRITIVDGKIV, via the coding sequence ATGAATGAAGAAGAACCTATCATCAGATTCACGGACGTGACCAAGGTCTACCCCCTGCCGGCAGGCGACGTCGTCGCACTCGACCATGTCTCCCTCGACGTGATGCCCGGCGAGTTCCTGGCAATCATGGGTCCCTCGGGGTCGGGAAAGTCCACCCTCCTGAACCTCATGGGCTGCCTGGACACCCCGTCGTCAGGGACGCTCTCCATCAAAGGAAAAGACATCGGCACGCTCCCCGACGACGACCTCACCCGTCTCCGCCGCGACCATATCGGCTTCATCTTCCAGCAGTTCAACCTCATCCCCCTCCTGAATGTCATCGAGAACGTGGAGTTCCCCCACATCCTGAAGGAACAGAAAGGGGGATGCATCGAACGCTGCCTGGAAGTCCTCGCCGCCGTCGGCCTCGAAGAGGAACTCTTCTCCCACACGCCCGCAGAACTCTCGGGCGGGCAGCAGCAGAGGGTGGCGATCGCCCGCGCACTCATCAACGACCCCGAGATCCTCCTTGCCGACGAACCGACAGGCAACCTGGACACGAAGACCGGGACAGGGATCATGGAGATCCTGGCTGATATGAATCGACGGGGCAGGACGATCATCATGGTCACCCACGACCAGAACGTCGCCGCGTACGCACGGCGGCGGATCACCATCGTCGACGGCAAAATCGTATGA